One window of the Leptospira ryugenii genome contains the following:
- a CDS encoding LIC11435 family protein — protein MWNRLIGICFLLFFYSLQAEEVSTEETTTQLRWAEVPGATGYLLEIKNSSGYTVISERTEVPYYILKNFISGRYEHRVGVINKFGKVGSFSEWVSFEVVVSRIPTLTKDLVYSISKEEKTKTFQLEGKDFLPDMKVFMILEGRKIPAKSVIVDPPNSAKAVFDIESGMETGIYDLVLENPRKKTLNAKQRIVLSESKEKAQRFAERQERILKKEIPEDYYETPYWSTLWRASVLPGWGQNYIEGSRWKLIAYPLIAVGIAGAYSSSYNQFLSAKSNYESASLLGFFLSESQDTQLLWLLNRNSAESSYSQAKQELNGIRAGIGALAAFALYNLVDAYFSARRNVASATMPDPGFALGSEYLRMDVKVESQAKLNPMRGNEIFSQDPRYSLEIQYRF, from the coding sequence ATGTGGAATAGATTGATTGGAATTTGTTTCCTCCTTTTTTTCTATTCCTTGCAGGCTGAGGAGGTTAGTACAGAGGAAACGACTACACAGCTTAGGTGGGCTGAGGTTCCGGGAGCTACGGGTTATCTCTTGGAAATCAAAAATTCCAGTGGATATACTGTGATTTCAGAGAGGACAGAAGTGCCATACTATATCCTAAAGAATTTTATTTCAGGTAGGTATGAACACCGTGTGGGTGTAATCAATAAATTTGGAAAGGTGGGATCCTTTTCTGAGTGGGTGAGTTTTGAGGTTGTTGTTTCCAGAATTCCAACCTTAACAAAAGATTTAGTATATTCAATTTCAAAAGAAGAAAAGACAAAAACTTTTCAATTAGAAGGAAAAGACTTTTTACCCGACATGAAAGTTTTTATGATCCTTGAAGGAAGAAAGATTCCTGCAAAATCTGTCATTGTAGATCCACCTAATTCAGCGAAGGCGGTTTTTGATATTGAATCTGGTATGGAGACTGGAATATATGATTTGGTGCTCGAAAATCCCAGAAAGAAAACTCTCAATGCCAAACAGAGAATTGTTTTAAGTGAAAGTAAAGAAAAGGCGCAAAGATTTGCCGAACGACAAGAGAGAATCTTAAAAAAGGAAATTCCTGAGGACTATTACGAGACACCTTATTGGTCGACACTTTGGAGAGCTAGTGTCCTTCCTGGCTGGGGTCAAAATTATATAGAAGGTAGTCGTTGGAAGTTAATCGCGTATCCCCTTATTGCAGTGGGTATTGCTGGTGCTTATTCATCGTCTTATAATCAGTTTCTCTCTGCGAAATCAAATTATGAAAGTGCATCATTATTAGGTTTTTTTCTCTCTGAGAGCCAAGATACGCAATTGTTATGGCTCCTCAATAGAAACAGCGCAGAATCCAGTTATAGTCAAGCCAAACAAGAGTTAAATGGAATCCGTGCTGGAATAGGTGCATTGGCTGCATTTGCCTTGTACAATCTGGTAGACGCATACTTTAGTGCAAGACGGAATGTGGCTAGTGCCACGATGCCAGACCCAGGCTTTGCACTTGGCAGCGAATACTTGAGAATGGATGTTAAGGTTGAGTCCCAAGCCAAACTAAATCCCATGCGAGGCAATGAGATTTTTTCTCAAGACCCTAGGTATTCTTTAGAAATCCAGTATCGTTTCTGA
- a CDS encoding FecR domain-containing protein, with product MRLLNDTRFVIPLLLLLIVFFSTLLYLNLNEKKASSDNPTIGILTFKTKTVLRKYNDQVVWDSIESNQEVKNRDTIRTEDLSDAVLTLNDGTKINIAENSMILLDISDKKINVNFAYGSFEAAREQTKDGDVKLNITAGDKVVEVGKGDIKLDKTKDSLSLKVGEGEAKVTANGKEEKVSKDEVANVTNEGLRVSKPKFNLVYPLDKKNILSESGKETITFTIAGLNNSNQSAVKPILEVSSQVDFRNILIKENLKSESVSKPLSIGTYFWRIAYIDPESNTRAVSETHRFRILQIPQLKLYLPKDGEIFSYTSELPVIKLAWSEIDLYSSYTAQIARDVGFTQELKSKSIQGQAISFEGLSDGTYYARVIARSNITDVNEKISSVSKFTIGKRQSLEPPVLVEPNKGKVLSKEEMQGNLFFSWKDNPDYVKYQFELSGSANFANLVVKQTTDAPFLKLNQDLQEGEYYWRVRGLTSSSLESISLVSNFTLVKQEELVLLSPSNNADLDSNEKGTVIFKWKKLTGKVNYRIEISKNNNFNPLLAQDTVTLPYFEWTNRDGGKFFWRVIAEKNEKEQTSPIHSFTLNFQRETPSLLSPTRNEAIDLGAKNAIGFIWKAEERATAYRLKVWDVSGIKERLIINERTTQTKFNFTDFGKLNEGRHRLELLALYPSPEGEKESLPFRSEFFINLPKLSPPKILTPGTIYVE from the coding sequence ATGCGCCTTCTAAACGACACTAGATTTGTGATTCCGCTCCTTTTGCTTCTAATTGTCTTTTTTTCTACTTTATTGTACTTAAATTTAAATGAAAAAAAAGCAAGTTCAGACAATCCAACGATTGGAATTTTAACATTTAAAACAAAAACCGTTTTACGTAAATACAATGACCAGGTGGTTTGGGATAGTATTGAATCAAACCAGGAAGTAAAAAATAGAGATACAATACGTACGGAAGATCTCTCGGATGCTGTTCTTACTTTGAACGATGGAACCAAAATCAATATAGCAGAAAATTCCATGATTTTATTGGATATTTCTGATAAAAAAATTAACGTCAATTTTGCGTACGGATCTTTTGAGGCGGCAAGAGAACAAACAAAAGATGGTGATGTTAAGCTCAACATCACGGCGGGCGACAAAGTAGTCGAAGTTGGTAAAGGAGATATTAAACTCGACAAGACAAAAGATTCCTTAAGTCTAAAAGTTGGGGAAGGTGAAGCGAAAGTCACTGCTAATGGAAAGGAAGAGAAGGTTTCAAAAGATGAGGTAGCAAACGTTACCAACGAAGGATTAAGAGTAAGTAAACCAAAATTTAATCTAGTCTATCCTCTTGATAAAAAGAATATCTTATCCGAATCTGGGAAAGAGACGATTACCTTTACAATCGCGGGTCTAAACAATAGTAACCAATCGGCGGTAAAGCCAATTTTAGAAGTGTCTAGCCAAGTGGATTTCCGAAACATCCTCATAAAAGAAAACCTAAAATCTGAAAGTGTAAGTAAGCCTTTATCTATTGGCACATATTTTTGGCGAATCGCTTATATAGATCCAGAATCCAACACAAGGGCTGTCTCGGAAACTCACCGCTTCCGTATCTTACAAATCCCTCAGTTGAAATTGTACCTTCCCAAAGATGGAGAAATCTTTTCTTACACTTCTGAACTTCCCGTGATTAAACTAGCATGGAGTGAGATTGATTTGTATTCAAGTTATACCGCTCAAATTGCAAGGGATGTTGGGTTTACCCAAGAACTAAAATCAAAATCTATTCAGGGACAAGCTATTTCCTTTGAAGGATTGAGCGATGGAACGTACTATGCGAGAGTCATTGCCCGTTCCAATATTACGGATGTTAATGAAAAGATTTCTTCGGTAAGTAAATTTACGATAGGGAAACGACAAAGTTTAGAGCCACCTGTATTGGTGGAGCCAAATAAAGGAAAGGTACTTTCAAAAGAGGAAATGCAGGGGAATCTATTTTTTTCCTGGAAGGATAATCCCGATTATGTAAAGTACCAATTTGAATTAAGTGGGTCAGCTAATTTCGCAAATTTAGTCGTCAAACAAACAACAGATGCTCCATTCTTGAAATTAAACCAAGATCTGCAAGAAGGAGAATATTATTGGCGTGTCCGAGGTCTCACGAGTTCCTCTTTAGAATCTATTTCTCTCGTCTCCAATTTCACTTTAGTAAAGCAAGAAGAACTAGTCCTCTTAAGTCCAAGCAACAACGCGGATTTGGATAGTAATGAGAAGGGAACTGTAATCTTTAAGTGGAAAAAATTAACAGGAAAGGTAAATTACCGGATTGAAATCTCGAAAAACAATAATTTCAATCCATTGCTTGCGCAAGACACAGTGACACTCCCTTACTTTGAGTGGACGAACCGAGATGGTGGTAAATTTTTTTGGCGCGTCATAGCGGAAAAGAATGAGAAAGAACAAACAAGCCCCATACACTCCTTCACTTTGAATTTTCAGAGAGAAACACCTAGTTTACTCAGTCCGACAAGAAATGAAGCAATTGATTTAGGGGCAAAGAATGCGATAGGATTTATCTGGAAAGCCGAGGAGCGCGCCACTGCTTATCGACTGAAAGTTTGGGATGTAAGTGGGATCAAGGAAAGGCTAATCATCAACGAGAGAACCACACAAACAAAATTTAATTTTACGGATTTTGGTAAATTAAATGAAGGTCGCCATCGACTGGAACTTTTGGCACTCTACCCAAGCCCAGAGGGAGAAAAGGAATCACTTCCTTTTCGTTCCGAATTCTTTATCAATCTACCAAAGTTGAGTCCACCAAAAATTTTAACACCTGGTACCATTTATGTGGAATAG
- a CDS encoding adenylate/guanylate cyclase domain-containing protein, with product MLEISPEISFLHDSRLQFLLWDRSPRSLDTWDWSQGIYCFVQFRPQSLYSEMRFGAPLWGIPSNISYIEYPFVPTKDLHSYKKIEKVWSQTLSKETVIVLCPQEDEQRIRFEFAKLSLSSLPNLAWEEAAKNFGLIGELYLQLEETAKQWKKTTLFPSEVFESLPPIRLVGGIKKEAILQSVRPREVELQVQPVNTLPSTPMEIHEAPLDSRENAPAVALEVSSPEEEKEKTEAIAAKETEPAQEPEKQEVKEESKSTQVDASSEPQEVGNTKFSIQLKMMGVISILFILTVSAIIFFASNFFRKSTELQLRDNNLRIAEIVGSKVASDVLNAAERGKQIAVTLTTIGIPEDQKRKLIDSYFLADKEFIYLGIYEKQGDALSLKKEVFNEEELKLSSVTEEDFHNVVKRNQDAFSEAFTGQPVLLNTSPGFSEPSFSLAIPTEENGRLDNILIMIIKLQKIIGAFEKKGIETTFFVNGSGMVIAHPKEDLVLSASNLSQMPIVKTMLTSAAPTGQSSYLDQDTKTSFLGSFKKIGFADTGVITIVSEDKAFEAVYDIQKKNLYIMAIGLCAALVFVFLFSKTITKPILQLLTATLQIARGNFRIGIKPTTKDEVGLLTEYFIEMGKGLEEREKVKNILGSMIDPVVVKEAMIDLAALKRGSETMITAFFSDVAGFSTISEQLKSQDLAALLNEYLSAMTIILKQHEGVLDKYIGDAIVGIFSAPVVVEEHQLKAARASVDMIEKLKDLRAYWKANQLYTREAQEMDCRIGLNSGPAKVGFMGTDALASYTMMGDTVNLAARLEAAGKDYGVNILITDSVQAKLQDEMVTRYLDLVRVKGKNEPVRIHELIGYRSNISESLLQSARLYEEGFQSYLDRDWNKAIAYFEESERAKGMKDKACHVLIERCEEYKISKPDESWDGVFTRTHK from the coding sequence ATGCTAGAAATTTCTCCAGAGATTTCCTTTCTGCATGATTCTCGATTGCAATTTTTGCTTTGGGATCGCTCTCCCCGTAGCCTTGATACTTGGGATTGGTCTCAAGGTATCTATTGCTTCGTACAATTTCGTCCTCAAAGTTTATATTCGGAGATGAGGTTTGGTGCTCCTCTTTGGGGAATACCATCTAATATAAGTTATATTGAATATCCTTTTGTACCGACGAAGGATTTACATTCTTATAAAAAAATCGAAAAAGTTTGGTCACAAACCCTTTCCAAAGAAACAGTAATCGTACTCTGCCCACAAGAGGACGAACAAAGGATTCGATTTGAATTTGCAAAGTTGTCTTTATCTTCTCTGCCGAATTTGGCTTGGGAGGAGGCGGCCAAAAACTTTGGTTTGATCGGGGAATTGTATCTCCAGCTAGAAGAAACTGCTAAGCAGTGGAAGAAGACTACATTATTCCCATCAGAAGTTTTTGAGAGTCTGCCTCCTATCCGTTTAGTTGGCGGTATAAAGAAGGAAGCAATATTACAAAGTGTTCGTCCGAGAGAAGTGGAATTACAAGTACAACCTGTAAATACATTGCCTTCCACTCCCATGGAGATCCACGAAGCACCTTTGGATTCGAGAGAGAATGCTCCTGCTGTGGCCTTAGAAGTAAGTTCCCCGGAAGAGGAGAAGGAAAAGACGGAAGCGATTGCCGCAAAGGAGACGGAGCCCGCACAAGAGCCAGAAAAACAAGAAGTTAAGGAAGAATCAAAATCAACTCAGGTGGACGCTAGTAGTGAACCACAAGAAGTTGGTAATACGAAATTTTCAATCCAGTTAAAAATGATGGGAGTGATTTCAATCCTTTTCATTTTAACCGTAAGTGCTATTATCTTTTTTGCATCAAACTTCTTTCGCAAATCAACCGAATTGCAACTTCGTGACAATAACCTAAGAATCGCCGAAATAGTCGGTTCTAAAGTAGCTTCAGACGTACTCAATGCAGCGGAGAGAGGAAAACAAATCGCTGTTACCTTAACCACAATAGGAATTCCAGAAGACCAAAAACGGAAATTGATCGACTCGTATTTTTTAGCCGACAAAGAGTTTATTTATCTAGGGATTTATGAAAAACAAGGAGATGCTCTCAGTCTAAAAAAGGAAGTATTCAATGAAGAAGAATTGAAACTTAGCTCTGTCACCGAAGAAGATTTTCACAATGTTGTCAAACGGAACCAAGATGCATTTTCTGAGGCATTTACTGGACAACCTGTACTTTTAAATACTAGTCCAGGATTTTCTGAACCATCCTTTTCGCTAGCAATCCCCACAGAAGAGAACGGTAGATTGGATAATATATTGATTATGATCATCAAATTACAAAAGATCATTGGGGCTTTCGAAAAAAAGGGAATCGAAACTACATTTTTTGTGAATGGCTCTGGCATGGTCATTGCGCATCCAAAAGAAGATCTGGTTTTATCTGCATCCAATCTTTCTCAAATGCCTATTGTTAAAACAATGTTAACAAGTGCGGCTCCAACAGGCCAAAGCAGTTATCTAGACCAGGACACAAAAACTTCTTTCTTAGGCTCTTTTAAAAAGATTGGCTTTGCGGACACAGGAGTCATCACGATCGTTTCTGAGGACAAAGCATTCGAAGCAGTCTATGACATCCAAAAAAAGAATTTATACATCATGGCAATTGGTCTTTGTGCTGCCTTGGTATTTGTCTTTCTTTTCTCAAAAACGATTACAAAACCCATCTTGCAGCTCTTAACTGCCACCTTGCAAATTGCCAGGGGAAATTTTCGCATCGGGATCAAGCCGACTACGAAAGATGAGGTAGGCTTACTCACTGAATACTTTATAGAGATGGGCAAAGGTTTAGAAGAGAGAGAAAAAGTAAAAAATATCTTAGGAAGTATGATCGATCCTGTTGTGGTCAAAGAGGCCATGATTGATCTTGCGGCCTTGAAGAGAGGCTCTGAGACAATGATCACGGCCTTTTTCTCAGATGTTGCCGGTTTCTCTACGATTTCAGAGCAGTTAAAATCCCAAGATTTGGCAGCTCTATTGAATGAATACTTGAGTGCAATGACCATCATTTTGAAACAACATGAGGGGGTTTTGGATAAATACATTGGTGATGCGATTGTCGGAATTTTTTCTGCACCAGTTGTTGTTGAAGAGCACCAGCTGAAGGCAGCTAGAGCGAGTGTTGACATGATTGAAAAGCTCAAAGACCTTCGTGCATACTGGAAAGCCAATCAACTTTATACAAGAGAAGCCCAAGAAATGGATTGCAGAATTGGATTAAATTCTGGGCCAGCTAAGGTTGGTTTTATGGGCACAGATGCGCTCGCATCCTACACCATGATGGGAGATACTGTAAACTTAGCTGCCCGACTGGAAGCGGCTGGAAAAGACTATGGTGTTAACATTCTTATCACAGACTCAGTACAAGCAAAACTCCAAGACGAGATGGTAACGAGATATTTAGATTTAGTCCGAGTCAAGGGAAAAAATGAACCAGTCAGGATACATGAGCTGATAGGATATCGATCCAATATTTCTGAATCTCTTTTGCAATCTGCCCGTTTGTATGAAGAAGGATTTCAGTCTTATCTAGATAGAGATTGGAATAAAGCAATTGCCTATTTTGAAGAGTCAGAACGTGCGAAGGGAATGAAAGACAAAGCTTGTCATGTCCTAATCGAAAGATGCGAAGAATATAAAATCTCTAAACCAGATGAGTCATGGGATGGTGTGTTTACACGAACACACAAATAA